The following proteins are encoded in a genomic region of Spirosoma sp. SC4-14:
- a CDS encoding mandelate racemase/muconate lactonizing enzyme family protein, which yields MTDRIAKIEVFPISIPREVPYLGPLESGNVQNEKGYFIRPGNNSVYHVSDQSVLVKITADSGQYGWGECVGFVVPEVAVAIIGELIGPLLIGQDPHDGVRIYEDLYNAMRVRGFFGGYYHDAIAAIDIALWDLRGKLVDLPVCKLLGSQRHDRLPAYVSGLPKPTIAERADLAKSWIDKGFDAFKFASAVSHDGIVAEMEALRKAAGDEANILIDMHWKFTAAEAIRLITRLEAYNLYVAEAPVKPEDINGQALVVRSVKTPVAIGEELRTVYEYRPRFEAGCMHVIQPEMGRTGITSFWNICQMAVAFNQTVMPHASIGVGIFQAASLHVSAALPNLVYHEYQHSIFDKNLRYLRGNMRCEEGFFYLPDGPGLGVEPTDELVNYLKK from the coding sequence ATGACTGATAGAATAGCAAAAATTGAGGTATTCCCCATTTCCATACCCCGCGAGGTGCCCTACCTGGGGCCACTGGAGAGTGGTAATGTTCAGAACGAAAAAGGGTACTTCATCCGACCCGGCAACAACAGCGTTTACCACGTCAGCGACCAGAGTGTGCTGGTGAAAATCACGGCCGACAGTGGGCAGTATGGTTGGGGCGAGTGCGTGGGGTTCGTGGTGCCGGAGGTGGCCGTGGCCATTATTGGTGAACTCATCGGCCCGCTGCTTATTGGTCAGGACCCCCACGATGGCGTCAGGATCTACGAAGACCTGTACAACGCCATGCGGGTACGGGGTTTTTTTGGCGGCTACTACCACGATGCCATCGCGGCCATCGACATCGCCCTGTGGGACTTGCGCGGCAAATTAGTGGATCTACCCGTCTGTAAATTGCTCGGTTCGCAACGGCACGACCGGCTACCGGCCTACGTGTCGGGTTTACCGAAACCCACTATTGCCGAACGTGCTGATCTCGCCAAAAGCTGGATCGACAAAGGCTTTGACGCGTTTAAGTTTGCCTCGGCCGTTTCGCACGACGGTATCGTGGCCGAAATGGAAGCCTTGCGAAAAGCCGCTGGTGACGAGGCCAACATCCTGATTGATATGCACTGGAAATTCACGGCTGCCGAAGCGATCAGGCTGATAACCCGGCTCGAAGCCTATAACCTCTACGTAGCCGAAGCCCCCGTCAAACCTGAAGACATTAACGGGCAAGCCCTGGTGGTACGATCGGTGAAAACGCCCGTGGCTATTGGTGAGGAACTTCGGACGGTATACGAGTATAGGCCCCGGTTTGAAGCAGGTTGTATGCACGTGATTCAGCCCGAAATGGGCCGGACGGGGATTACCTCATTCTGGAATATCTGCCAGATGGCGGTCGCGTTTAACCAGACCGTGATGCCTCACGCCAGCATCGGGGTGGGCATTTTTCAGGCAGCCAGCCTGCACGTTTCAGCCGCGTTGCCCAATCTGGTCTATCACGAGTATCAGCATTCCATTTTCGATAAAAATCTCCGGTATCTGCGCGGGAATATGCGTTGCGAGGAAGGTTTCTTTTACCTGCCCGACGGGCCGGGATTAGGGGTGGAGCCAACTGATGAACTAGTCAATTATCTCAAAAAATAA
- a CDS encoding MBL fold metallo-hydrolase gives MQTICSTTVTASTVALWWLGQSGFFVKLANGKILVIDAYLSDSVAKRNPDFRRKTPIPLQPEEVICDYYLCSHNHLDHADPETIARLTNRESMVFIGPRNVLAMLGQLGVNDTNCQLLEAGETLVLDGFRVTGSFCIPNEDRVLDSIGFVLETDDGVTVYHTGDTAYHPFLTYLRKFRIDVLLTCINGKYGNLSVGESYALAGALEPATVIPTHYDMFALNGADPVAFGQLFMDHSTINCLIPTVGELIVCYPKIREA, from the coding sequence ATGCAAACAATCTGTTCGACAACCGTTACGGCATCAACCGTCGCTTTGTGGTGGCTCGGGCAGTCTGGCTTTTTTGTAAAACTGGCAAACGGCAAAATTCTGGTCATTGACGCGTACCTGTCTGATTCGGTGGCGAAACGCAATCCTGATTTTCGCCGAAAAACACCAATTCCACTCCAGCCCGAAGAGGTTATTTGCGACTATTACCTGTGCTCGCATAACCACCTCGACCATGCTGACCCGGAGACGATTGCCAGACTAACCAACCGAGAGTCGATGGTCTTCATCGGACCTCGAAATGTGCTGGCCATGCTGGGGCAGTTAGGCGTAAATGACACGAATTGCCAGTTACTGGAAGCGGGTGAAACGCTGGTGCTCGATGGCTTCCGGGTAACGGGTTCTTTTTGCATTCCCAATGAGGACCGAGTCCTGGATTCGATTGGTTTTGTACTGGAAACGGACGATGGTGTAACCGTGTACCATACCGGCGATACCGCCTACCACCCCTTCTTGACCTATTTGAGGAAGTTCCGGATCGACGTGCTGCTGACCTGCATCAACGGCAAATACGGTAACCTCTCCGTCGGCGAAAGCTATGCATTGGCGGGAGCCTTGGAACCCGCTACCGTCATACCTACTCATTACGATATGTTCGCCCTGAATGGAGCCGATCCGGTCGCGTTTGGCCAATTATTTATGGATCATTCAACTATAAACTGTCTCATCCCCACGGTTGGTGAGCTGATCGTGTGTTATCCCAAAATTAGAGAAGCATGA
- a CDS encoding sodium/solute symporter (Members of the Solute:Sodium Symporter (SSS), TC 2.A.21 as described in tcdb.org, catalyze solute:Na+ symport. Known solutes for members of the family include sugars, amino acids, nucleosides, inositols, vitamins, urea or anions, depending on the system.) — protein sequence MDYLTIGVFVVYFAGILAIGLRAGRREKKTADDYFLAGRRLPWYAVGLSMAGANFSTEHFIGMVGTAYFMGVAPANWELIAFVPLSLLIFIFLPYYFRKKIYTVPQFLENRFNGTTRLIFAGIIIVHSIIAILAGVLYGGGLIFQELFAHDEVRLTEAGQISPSLLLGIGVLAVTTGIYSVKGGLAAVVWTDVVQVIILIIGGSVVTAIAINRVGGWNELWRLNQQLASGRIHLFQPATDPVVPWTGLVTIWLTISIWYNCANQFYIQQCFAARSEWDARMGIVLVATIKLLKPLIIVVPGMAALLIFGQGVPQDKVFVKMVQELVPEGIRSIVLTGMAAGIMSTISSVLNSISTIFTIDIFQRYLRPEASQQQLVRVGRWAVAVALLIATGIAPFILLLGKGLFIYIQDLASYFAPPISVIFLVGILWRKASARAANSTLIAGIVFGVFLKLITPELPTNLLVLMIPFLNRAFVCWLFSLSVMVLVSLLGDRLNRKRLAEDIIWKPSYMRLSGEERSRHRGWQNFMVWWSIALVLRIIVYVVYA from the coding sequence ATGGATTACCTGACCATCGGCGTGTTCGTCGTCTATTTTGCGGGTATCCTGGCTATCGGCCTACGGGCAGGCCGACGGGAAAAGAAGACGGCAGATGATTACTTTCTGGCCGGGCGTCGGCTGCCCTGGTACGCCGTTGGGCTGTCGATGGCCGGGGCTAACTTCTCAACGGAGCACTTCATTGGCATGGTCGGTACGGCCTACTTCATGGGGGTGGCACCCGCCAACTGGGAGCTGATTGCCTTTGTGCCGCTCAGTCTGCTGATTTTTATTTTCCTGCCCTACTATTTCCGGAAAAAGATCTACACTGTCCCGCAGTTTCTGGAAAACCGGTTCAACGGCACCACACGGCTTATTTTTGCCGGTATCATCATTGTTCACAGCATCATTGCTATACTGGCGGGGGTGCTGTATGGTGGCGGACTGATTTTTCAGGAATTGTTTGCGCATGACGAAGTTCGGCTGACTGAAGCGGGTCAGATTAGTCCGTCGCTGTTGCTTGGTATCGGCGTTCTGGCCGTAACAACGGGTATTTATAGTGTCAAAGGCGGATTGGCAGCCGTGGTCTGGACTGACGTCGTACAGGTGATTATTCTTATTATTGGCGGCAGTGTGGTCACGGCCATAGCTATCAACCGGGTGGGCGGCTGGAACGAACTCTGGCGGTTGAATCAGCAACTGGCCAGCGGGCGCATTCACCTGTTTCAACCGGCCACCGATCCTGTTGTTCCGTGGACAGGGTTAGTTACGATCTGGCTAACGATCAGCATCTGGTACAACTGCGCCAATCAGTTTTACATCCAGCAGTGTTTTGCCGCCCGCAGTGAGTGGGACGCCCGCATGGGTATTGTGCTGGTGGCCACCATCAAACTCCTTAAACCCCTGATTATCGTGGTGCCGGGTATGGCGGCTCTGCTTATTTTCGGTCAGGGCGTGCCGCAGGACAAAGTGTTCGTGAAAATGGTGCAGGAGTTAGTGCCGGAAGGTATCCGGTCCATTGTCCTGACGGGTATGGCAGCTGGCATCATGTCTACCATTTCGAGCGTTCTCAACAGCATTTCCACCATTTTCACGATTGATATTTTCCAGCGGTATCTCCGGCCCGAAGCCTCGCAGCAGCAGTTGGTGCGCGTGGGGCGGTGGGCGGTGGCAGTGGCTTTGCTTATCGCTACGGGTATTGCGCCGTTCATTCTGCTGCTGGGCAAAGGGCTGTTCATTTACATTCAGGACCTGGCCTCGTATTTCGCCCCACCGATTTCCGTCATTTTTCTGGTGGGCATTCTGTGGCGGAAAGCGTCGGCCCGGGCGGCTAATTCGACACTTATTGCCGGTATTGTGTTTGGTGTATTTCTCAAGCTGATTACGCCAGAATTGCCCACGAACCTGTTGGTCTTGATGATCCCATTTTTAAATCGGGCATTTGTCTGTTGGTTGTTTTCCCTATCTGTGATGGTCTTGGTATCCTTACTGGGCGACCGACTAAACCGGAAGCGTCTTGCCGAGGACATTATCTGGAAGCCCTCCTATATGCGACTATCGGGTGAGGAGCGTAGTCGGCACCGGGGTTGGCAGAATTTTATGGTCTGGTGGAGCATCGCCCTGGTGCTGCGGATTATCGTGTATGTCGTCTATGCCTAA
- a CDS encoding dihydrodipicolinate synthase family protein → MELHGICPAIATPFTETGAVDFDSYRNLARHLLEGGCHGITLFGIAGEYYKLTEPEEKQLIKITVEECRKAGAASIISISRHATELAVDWARYVESEGADCLMLLPPFFLKPAASGIFDHIRQVGQAVSVPIMVQYAPEQTGVAIDPAMLVQLGQEVENISVFKIENKPSGKYISNLLKASGNKARIFIGNAGFQMIEGLDRGAVGVVPGCSMYDIYLSIYNEYRAGNRAKVFELHNALNAMLNHIRQDVEMIIAYEKKILKRRGIIASDYCRKPTHQPDDIYLSLFDEYYDQIRPYFTESVPQTTPA, encoded by the coding sequence ATGGAATTACACGGAATTTGCCCGGCCATTGCCACCCCCTTTACTGAAACCGGAGCTGTCGATTTTGACAGCTACCGCAACCTTGCCCGGCATCTGCTGGAGGGCGGCTGTCACGGCATTACGCTCTTTGGCATTGCCGGTGAATACTACAAACTGACCGAGCCGGAAGAGAAACAGCTCATCAAAATCACGGTAGAGGAATGCCGAAAAGCAGGCGCGGCCTCTATTATTTCCATCTCTCGCCACGCCACCGAACTAGCCGTCGACTGGGCCAGGTACGTCGAAAGCGAAGGGGCTGACTGCCTGATGCTGCTGCCTCCTTTTTTTCTAAAACCGGCGGCTTCGGGCATTTTTGACCATATCCGCCAGGTTGGGCAGGCCGTCAGCGTACCCATTATGGTGCAATACGCACCCGAACAAACGGGGGTTGCCATTGACCCGGCCATGCTGGTTCAACTGGGGCAGGAGGTTGAGAACATCAGCGTGTTTAAAATCGAAAATAAACCATCGGGCAAATACATTTCGAATCTGCTGAAGGCGTCGGGTAACAAAGCCCGCATTTTCATCGGCAATGCCGGTTTCCAGATGATTGAAGGGCTTGACCGGGGTGCGGTGGGCGTAGTGCCGGGCTGTTCCATGTACGATATCTACCTGAGCATCTACAACGAATATCGGGCAGGCAACCGGGCAAAAGTCTTTGAATTGCACAACGCACTCAACGCCATGCTGAACCACATTCGGCAGGACGTGGAAATGATCATTGCCTACGAAAAGAAAATTCTGAAACGCCGGGGCATAATTGCCAGCGACTACTGCCGCAAACCCACGCACCAGCCCGACGATATTTACCTGAGTCTGTTTGATGAGTACTACGACCAGATTCGACCCTACTTTACCGAGTCCGTTCCTCAAACCACGCCAGCCTAA
- a CDS encoding alcohol dehydrogenase catalytic domain-containing protein: MKALRKESRQPGDLQLVDIPIPKPTGNRVLAKVAYAGICGSDLDILYSRNTIYRPPVVQGHEFSAVIVDVGEQVTDYRIGDKIVSETTFGNCGNCQMCQDGNYHLCLSKDIVGWTENGGFAEYVLLNSQYLHRLSPQTDLRAAALVEPTAIAAEGVYVKGKLQPGETVAVVGPGTIGILSALVALELGATTVYLIGLHDARAVRFRIATELGITHCIDSSTTDPLAYILETNGGNKPDLVIDATGTITGFGLALELVKRNGRIVEAGSITTDTPFPWEKAAYAAVDLYFVFSSSHQAWKIAVRIFNTTAVDYTRLITATCPLNEYQRAFELAANPSQSIKVLFDPSR; this comes from the coding sequence ATGAAAGCACTGCGTAAAGAATCCCGCCAGCCCGGCGATCTGCAACTGGTCGACATTCCGATTCCGAAACCAACCGGCAATCGGGTGCTGGCTAAGGTAGCTTATGCGGGTATTTGCGGTAGCGACCTGGATATTCTCTACAGCCGCAACACCATCTATCGACCACCAGTTGTGCAGGGACATGAGTTTTCGGCGGTGATTGTAGACGTTGGCGAGCAGGTGACCGACTACCGGATAGGCGATAAAATCGTGTCGGAAACCACCTTTGGTAACTGCGGCAACTGCCAGATGTGCCAGGACGGCAACTACCACCTGTGCCTGTCGAAAGACATTGTAGGCTGGACCGAAAACGGCGGATTTGCCGAGTACGTCCTGCTCAACAGTCAGTATCTCCACCGACTTTCGCCCCAAACCGATCTGCGGGCGGCCGCACTGGTGGAGCCAACCGCCATTGCTGCCGAAGGTGTCTACGTAAAAGGAAAACTCCAGCCGGGCGAAACCGTGGCGGTGGTTGGCCCTGGCACTATCGGCATTCTGAGTGCTTTGGTCGCCCTTGAGCTGGGGGCAACAACCGTGTACCTCATCGGCCTGCACGACGCACGGGCGGTGCGATTTCGTATTGCCACCGAGCTGGGTATTACCCATTGTATCGATTCCTCTACGACCGATCCGCTCGCTTACATCCTGGAAACGAACGGGGGTAATAAACCCGATTTGGTTATCGATGCCACGGGGACAATTACGGGCTTCGGGCTGGCGCTGGAACTGGTCAAACGAAACGGCCGGATTGTAGAAGCCGGTTCCATCACGACCGACACCCCATTTCCCTGGGAGAAGGCCGCTTATGCCGCCGTCGATCTGTATTTTGTGTTCTCTTCATCTCATCAGGCCTGGAAGATAGCCGTCCGGATTTTCAACACCACCGCGGTCGATTACACCCGACTCATCACCGCTACCTGCCCGCTCAACGAGTATCAACGTGCGTTTGAATTGGCGGCTAACCCGTCTCAGAGTATAAAAGTCTTATTTGATCCCAGTCGATAA